One segment of Maridesulfovibrio ferrireducens DNA contains the following:
- the hydE gene encoding [FeFe] hydrogenase H-cluster radical SAM maturase HydE, protein MYALSELKILNYLNGQNDDELFELADQVREKVFKNEVYLRAIVEFSNVCNKKCFYCGLRAPNSKINRYRLDLPTILEASETAALNGARTIVLQSGDDFSYSKEQIGELIKEIKNRHDVAVTLSIGDRDLDEYGYWFECGADRCLIKIETSNPELYKQIRDGEKFNERLNRIKSLHDMGYEIGSGIIVGLPDSDVESLLQDILFLTDLKLDMIAAGPFVPHPDTPFAEAVPGDLLLSYRVTALLRILNPESNIPATSALDSFDAKGREIGLSRGCNVIMPSVTPSAHRADYNIYPGKNSVAIDVSDSLSQAENTIRSLNLIPSSSKGFSKRNNNVQ, encoded by the coding sequence ATGTATGCACTCAGCGAACTAAAAATTCTGAACTATCTTAACGGTCAGAATGATGATGAACTTTTCGAACTTGCCGATCAGGTAAGGGAGAAAGTCTTTAAAAATGAAGTATATCTTCGTGCAATTGTAGAATTTTCAAATGTTTGCAACAAAAAATGTTTTTATTGCGGGCTCAGAGCTCCTAACTCAAAAATCAATCGTTATCGACTTGATCTGCCTACAATTCTGGAAGCATCTGAAACAGCCGCACTAAACGGCGCGCGGACAATTGTTTTACAGTCTGGCGATGATTTCAGCTATTCAAAAGAACAAATAGGTGAACTGATTAAAGAAATAAAAAATCGACATGATGTTGCTGTGACTCTGTCAATCGGAGATCGCGACCTTGATGAATACGGTTATTGGTTTGAGTGCGGGGCTGACCGCTGCCTGATTAAAATAGAAACTTCAAATCCTGAATTATACAAACAAATCAGAGACGGAGAAAAATTTAATGAAAGGCTTAACAGAATAAAATCATTACACGATATGGGATACGAAATAGGGTCCGGCATCATTGTAGGACTGCCGGATTCTGATGTTGAATCTCTTTTGCAAGATATCCTTTTTCTGACAGATCTTAAGCTGGACATGATCGCAGCCGGACCTTTTGTTCCTCATCCGGATACCCCTTTTGCCGAGGCTGTCCCCGGAGACTTATTGCTGTCTTACCGTGTAACTGCCCTGCTCCGCATTTTAAATCCTGAATCCAATATTCCAGCCACATCGGCTCTCGATTCTTTTGACGCGAAAGGTAGAGAAATAGGACTCAGCAGAGGATGCAATGTAATAATGCCTTCTGTCACACCTTCCGCACATCGCGCGGATTACAATATTTATCCGGGTAAAAATTCAGTGGCAATCGATGTCTCCGATTCGCTATCACAAGCTGAAAACACAATCAGATCTTTAAACCTCATCCCTTCATCTTCAAAAGGCTTTTCTAAAAGGAATAACAATGTCCAATAA
- the hydG gene encoding [FeFe] hydrogenase H-cluster radical SAM maturase HydG has protein sequence MKNSNNSGNDLKSFIDEELIWSEMEKATNPAPAQVRDILAKAKERKGLTPFEAAVLLKNTDKDLDNEIFETAMEVKKGIYGNRLVLFAPLYISNECVNQCAYCGFNAKNTDLERRTLSPEEIHKEVEVLEKIGHKRLLLVYGEHPKYNAEWIAQTVRDVYSVTSDKSGEIRRVNINCAPLDVKGFKALHDVGIGTYQCFQESYHQETYKKVHIAGKKTDYLWRLYAMHRAQEAGIDDVGMGALFGLFDPIFEVMGLLYHAKQLEKDCGVGPHTISFPRLEPAQGSDLAYNPPYLSSNHNFKKIVAVLRLAVPYTGLILTTRENAEFRKELLEVGVSQISAGSRTYPGAYSDPQYDRPDVQQFCVGDSRSLDEVIRSLISGDQNYVPSWCTACYRLGRTGEHFMELAKTGFIQKFCLPNGLLTFKEYLEDYASEETKKIGEELIRKELESYADPDRRNLLTDRVTRMEAGERDLYL, from the coding sequence ATGAAAAATAGTAATAATTCAGGAAACGATTTGAAATCTTTTATTGATGAAGAACTTATTTGGTCTGAAATGGAAAAAGCAACCAACCCCGCCCCTGCTCAGGTTCGGGATATTCTTGCCAAAGCAAAAGAAAGAAAAGGTCTTACGCCATTTGAAGCGGCAGTGCTGCTTAAAAATACAGATAAAGATCTGGATAATGAAATTTTTGAGACTGCCATGGAAGTCAAAAAAGGAATCTATGGTAACCGTCTGGTGCTTTTTGCCCCGTTGTATATTTCTAACGAATGCGTCAACCAGTGTGCTTATTGCGGATTCAACGCAAAAAATACAGACCTTGAACGCAGAACACTAAGCCCCGAAGAAATTCACAAGGAAGTAGAAGTTCTGGAAAAAATTGGTCACAAACGGCTTCTGCTTGTTTACGGAGAGCATCCAAAATATAATGCAGAATGGATAGCTCAAACCGTGCGCGATGTTTATTCTGTAACATCAGATAAAAGCGGTGAAATTCGCAGGGTAAATATAAACTGCGCCCCTCTGGATGTTAAAGGATTCAAAGCTCTCCATGATGTCGGCATTGGTACTTATCAGTGTTTCCAGGAATCATACCATCAGGAAACATACAAAAAAGTACATATAGCCGGCAAAAAAACAGATTATTTGTGGAGACTTTATGCCATGCACCGCGCACAGGAAGCAGGCATAGATGATGTAGGAATGGGCGCACTGTTTGGCTTATTTGATCCTATCTTTGAAGTCATGGGACTTCTTTATCACGCTAAACAACTTGAAAAAGACTGCGGAGTCGGACCGCACACTATTTCATTCCCCAGACTTGAACCGGCTCAGGGTTCAGATCTGGCTTATAACCCTCCTTATCTGTCTTCCAACCATAATTTTAAAAAAATCGTAGCTGTACTTCGCCTTGCTGTTCCTTATACCGGGCTTATTCTGACCACCCGTGAAAATGCCGAATTCCGCAAAGAATTGCTTGAAGTAGGTGTTTCACAAATATCAGCCGGTTCCAGAACCTACCCCGGAGCTTACAGCGACCCTCAATATGACCGCCCTGATGTTCAGCAATTCTGCGTTGGCGACAGTCGTAGTCTTGACGAAGTTATCCGCAGCCTTATCAGTGGTGATCAGAACTATGTCCCTTCATGGTGTACGGCCTGTTATCGCCTCGGACGCACTGGTGAACATTTTATGGAGCTTGCGAAAACAGGTTTTATTCAGAAATTCTGTCTGCCTAACGGGCTGCTTACTTTCAAAGAATATCTGGAAGATTACGCCTCCGAAGAAACAAAGAAAATAGGTGAAGAACTTATCCGTAAGGAGCTTGAAAGTTATGCCGACCCCGACCGGAGAAATTTGCTAACTGACAGAGTCACTCGCATGGAAGCAGGCGAAAGAGATCTTTACCTGTAA
- a CDS encoding TM1266 family iron-only hydrogenase system putative regulator — MDKRLGIIGITVKNRFKAAPKVNQTLSEHGNIIVGRMGLPFREKDVNVIGIIIEATTDEVGSLTGKLGMLEGVKVKSLLV; from the coding sequence ATGGATAAACGGCTAGGAATCATTGGAATAACCGTTAAAAACAGATTTAAAGCTGCACCGAAAGTAAATCAGACTCTCAGTGAGCATGGTAATATAATTGTTGGCCGTATGGGGCTTCCTTTCCGTGAAAAAGATGTAAACGTTATCGGTATCATTATAGAAGCTACCACCGATGAAGTTGGATCATTGACGGGAAAGCTCGGTATGCTTGAGGGTGTTAAAGTTAAATCACTACTTGTTTAA
- a CDS encoding iron hydrogenase small subunit has protein sequence MKMKRRSFLKACGVMTGYAVLSMNIATEAMASVMSFVGLRQKSVYAADANSKIYKYRKSQNNPMIAKIYNKKNGFLHDGPCGHKSHELLHTHYIDRSAKLSALKAKGYKFNF, from the coding sequence ATGAAAATGAAAAGACGCAGTTTTTTAAAAGCTTGTGGTGTAATGACCGGTTACGCAGTGCTCAGCATGAACATTGCGACCGAAGCTATGGCCTCGGTTATGAGTTTTGTAGGCTTAAGACAGAAATCTGTTTACGCAGCAGATGCAAACTCTAAAATCTACAAATATAGAAAATCTCAGAACAACCCTATGATTGCAAAAATCTATAACAAAAAAAATGGATTTCTGCATGATGGTCCGTGTGGACATAAATCGCATGAGTTGCTTCATACTCATTATATAGATCGCAGTGCAAAACTGAGTGCCCTCAAAGCAAAAGGGTATAAGTTTAATTTCTAA
- a CDS encoding [FeFe] hydrogenase, group A, protein MRLIEGVMYRNYAPPKGADPDRITFVMVDADKCQACGACEEVCATGAIQSINDEGIHQIVDPVACMNCGQCLTNCPYGAISEGVSFVDELFEKLKDPDTVVVSMPAPSVRYGLGECFGASTGTYVGGKMHAALRKLGFNYIWDTEFAADLTIMEEGTELIHRVKEQGQKDARPLPQFTSCCPGWIKFAETYYPDLMPNLSSCKSPIAMLGPLCKTYGAKETGTSPKKIYTVSIMPCIAKKYEGIRPELNDSGFSDIDATINTRELAYMIKAAGIDFNNLPDEDPDPVLGESTGAATIFGNSGGVMEAALRLAYEELSGEKLKNPDIKVVRTHEGINTADIKVPNFGIVKVAIASGLKNAAKLCDEVRAGKSPYHFIEIMTCPGGCVNGGGQPLDPEIQASLFRSTVAQINKRFRVRKIKA, encoded by the coding sequence ATGAGGCTTATTGAAGGTGTCATGTATCGGAATTATGCTCCGCCGAAAGGAGCTGACCCGGACAGAATTACTTTTGTAATGGTTGATGCCGACAAATGTCAGGCTTGCGGTGCATGTGAGGAAGTCTGTGCCACAGGTGCAATTCAGTCTATCAACGACGAAGGAATTCATCAGATAGTTGATCCCGTTGCCTGCATGAACTGCGGACAGTGCTTGACCAATTGTCCTTATGGGGCAATTAGTGAAGGCGTTTCTTTTGTTGATGAGCTTTTTGAGAAGCTCAAAGATCCCGATACGGTTGTTGTTTCTATGCCCGCCCCTTCTGTACGCTATGGTCTCGGGGAATGTTTTGGAGCTTCTACCGGCACATATGTCGGCGGAAAAATGCACGCGGCTCTTAGAAAACTCGGATTCAACTACATTTGGGATACTGAATTTGCTGCCGACCTTACCATCATGGAAGAAGGCACTGAGCTTATCCACCGAGTGAAGGAACAGGGACAGAAAGATGCTCGTCCTCTGCCGCAGTTCACTTCCTGCTGCCCGGGATGGATAAAGTTTGCTGAAACTTATTATCCAGACCTGATGCCCAATCTTTCAAGCTGCAAATCTCCAATTGCTATGCTTGGGCCTCTATGTAAAACATACGGCGCTAAAGAAACCGGTACCAGTCCGAAAAAGATTTATACTGTATCAATTATGCCTTGTATTGCCAAAAAATACGAAGGCATTCGTCCTGAATTAAATGACAGCGGCTTCAGTGATATTGATGCCACAATCAACACCAGAGAACTGGCATATATGATTAAAGCTGCCGGTATCGACTTCAACAATCTGCCTGATGAAGACCCTGATCCGGTTTTAGGAGAATCAACAGGTGCTGCTACTATTTTCGGAAATAGCGGCGGAGTTATGGAAGCTGCGCTCAGACTTGCCTATGAAGAACTGTCTGGTGAAAAGCTGAAGAACCCGGATATTAAAGTTGTACGCACTCACGAGGGTATCAATACGGCTGATATCAAAGTTCCTAATTTCGGGATTGTTAAAGTAGCAATAGCAAGCGGACTGAAAAATGCTGCAAAGTTGTGTGATGAAGTAAGAGCTGGAAAATCTCCTTATCACTTCATTGAAATCATGACTTGCCCTGGTGGCTGCGTGAATGGAGGAGGTCAGCCTCTTGACCCTGAAATTCAGGCTTCATTGTTCAGAAGTACTGTTGCTCAGATTAATAAGCGGTTCAGAGTCCGCAAAATCAAGGCATAA
- a CDS encoding bacteriohemerythrin: protein MINIWKQEYLLDLDTIDEQHKMFFEMTGRIVQLAETVSEAHSVEKIIQAIGALRTYAFLHFKTEEELLLKYAFPWVFTSYFFS, encoded by the coding sequence ATGATTAATATATGGAAGCAGGAATATTTACTAGATCTAGATACTATCGATGAGCAGCACAAAATGTTTTTTGAAATGACAGGGCGGATTGTTCAACTTGCGGAAACTGTGAGTGAGGCTCATTCAGTTGAAAAAATTATTCAGGCTATCGGTGCTTTGCGGACATACGCTTTTTTGCATTTTAAAACAGAAGAAGAATTACTGCTTAAGTATGCTTTTCCCTGGGTATTTACATCATATTTCTTTTCATAA
- a CDS encoding YciI family protein codes for MYILSLNYIKPLDEVDTFIDEHVEFLEKQYKAGIFVMSGRKVPRTGGIILAKAVTLEELDTIISEDPFHINGIAEYNITQFIPTMMLEELAGLKEDLTK; via the coding sequence ATGTATATTTTGAGCCTTAATTACATAAAACCTTTGGATGAAGTAGATACGTTCATTGATGAGCATGTTGAGTTTTTAGAAAAACAATATAAAGCTGGAATTTTTGTCATGTCAGGCAGGAAGGTTCCACGCACCGGCGGAATAATTTTAGCAAAAGCTGTAACACTTGAAGAGCTTGATACAATTATAAGTGAAGATCCTTTTCACATAAACGGCATAGCAGAATATAACATAACTCAGTTTATCCCGACGATGATGCTGGAAGAGCTTGCGGGACTGAAAGAGGACCTGACGAAATAA
- a CDS encoding STAS domain-containing protein: MNLSHERAGSYLIIAVNEPRVDSSNFTHLKSSLGDIIAQGERNLIINLSQVRFMDSSGIAGLLPSVHSLAGNGNIFLVGLTAKVLQLFNLSKLDSIFDIYPSVEEALKN; the protein is encoded by the coding sequence ATGAATTTATCTCACGAAAGAGCAGGGAGTTATTTGATTATAGCGGTCAACGAGCCTCGCGTTGACTCTTCAAATTTTACACATCTCAAATCGTCACTTGGTGATATTATTGCGCAGGGCGAAAGAAATTTAATAATAAATCTTTCTCAAGTGAGATTTATGGATTCGAGTGGAATTGCTGGCCTTCTTCCCAGTGTTCACTCTCTTGCCGGTAATGGTAATATTTTTTTAGTAGGCCTTACTGCAAAGGTTCTACAGCTCTTTAATCTTAGCAAGCTGGACAGTATTTTTGACATATATCCCTCGGTTGAAGAGGCTTTGAAGAATTAG
- a CDS encoding formate dehydrogenase subunit gamma, with amino-acid sequence MRIRRFTPIQKTFHLLLIVTFMIQAVTGMSRMYSTTLFGKALGAPFGGYVNCLAIHKVVGVAMLLLFICHIIYALFLVLAGKVERQDSLIPHLRDFKEFFGHLRWMIGGKLPRFGRWAYWEKFDYWAVFWGMVLLGRTGLLLFDPVETARYIDGSELNIALWMHRLEAILAMGYIFLIHFGVVVLRKHSFPMDQAMWGGDADYETVQIERSEWLENLEASGQLDNLIIKDSNTVLTTLSYLVGLGGVTLGVYLVIGGLMNAHLIPW; translated from the coding sequence ATGAGGATTAGACGATTCACTCCGATTCAGAAAACCTTCCATTTGCTTCTTATAGTGACATTCATGATTCAGGCAGTAACAGGCATGTCCAGAATGTACTCCACGACTTTGTTCGGCAAAGCTCTCGGAGCGCCATTCGGCGGCTACGTGAATTGTCTGGCGATACATAAGGTAGTCGGCGTTGCAATGCTGCTGCTGTTTATCTGTCACATAATCTATGCGCTATTCTTAGTACTTGCCGGAAAAGTAGAAAGGCAGGATTCCCTTATTCCGCATCTGCGGGATTTCAAGGAGTTCTTCGGGCATCTGCGCTGGATGATAGGCGGCAAGCTGCCGAGATTCGGTAGATGGGCATACTGGGAAAAATTCGATTATTGGGCCGTATTCTGGGGAATGGTTCTACTTGGGCGAACTGGTCTTTTACTGTTCGATCCGGTTGAAACAGCCAGATACATAGACGGTTCAGAACTCAACATTGCACTTTGGATGCACAGACTGGAAGCAATTCTGGCCATGGGCTACATATTCCTTATTCATTTTGGAGTTGTTGTCCTGCGTAAGCACAGCTTCCCCATGGATCAGGCAATGTGGGGCGGAGATGCCGACTATGAAACAGTTCAAATAGAACGATCTGAATGGCTTGAAAATCTTGAAGCCAGTGGGCAGTTGGATAATCTTATCATAAAAGATTCAAATACCGTACTTACAACCCTTTCTTATCTGGTTGGATTAGGAGGAGTGACACTTGGAGTTTACTTAGTGATCGGCGGACTTATGAATGCCCACCTGATTCCTTGGTAG
- a CDS encoding multiheme c-type cytochrome, with the protein MKRLYKLLIVVVTLMTFGGCTTNEPVVDVAKITSEPKTFVGSETCKTCHLEHYDSWKATNHSRMAQNAKSNVDAFIVDINDKVIKADFQKLADAGKLKAPVDQIYFPTKNDILYTLGNEWKQRYIVKKDGILYISPIQFNTETGRWVNYHEADWDKRPWLLKCGGCHTTGTKLDMDDMSKSTFTEPGVGCESCHGAGSWHVALPKTAVFEKRDTIVNPAKLPRGVAVQICGSCHNRGSSTMAKGAGWPVGYTPGKALETYYTSTSFAAGDKKHMYPNEFSKGHHQQYIDWLKSEHRREGVTCTSCHFVHQLGMPSTRFQTKGQGSSSCLTCHKPANQNMAHSIHSFANCIGCHMPRIAKSAESRDIHSHVFKTLLPSGTLENPAIPNSCQNCHRHKDENLAELQKRFKILSSVPKPQGKVVEPMNAYK; encoded by the coding sequence ATGAAGAGACTCTATAAACTGTTAATTGTAGTTGTGACATTAATGACCTTTGGGGGATGTACAACAAATGAGCCTGTGGTCGATGTAGCCAAAATAACATCAGAACCCAAAACCTTCGTTGGATCAGAAACCTGTAAAACCTGTCATCTTGAGCATTATGACTCATGGAAAGCAACCAATCACAGCCGCATGGCTCAAAATGCTAAGAGCAATGTAGATGCCTTTATCGTTGATATTAATGATAAAGTCATTAAGGCCGATTTCCAGAAACTCGCTGATGCGGGTAAATTAAAAGCTCCTGTAGATCAGATTTATTTCCCTACAAAAAACGATATTTTATACACCCTCGGCAACGAGTGGAAACAACGCTATATTGTTAAGAAAGATGGCATTTTATACATTTCCCCCATCCAGTTTAATACCGAAACAGGTCGCTGGGTAAACTACCATGAAGCAGATTGGGACAAACGCCCATGGTTGCTCAAATGCGGTGGATGCCACACAACCGGAACAAAGCTGGATATGGACGATATGTCCAAAAGCACCTTCACAGAACCGGGCGTAGGTTGTGAATCCTGTCATGGAGCCGGTTCATGGCATGTGGCTTTGCCAAAAACCGCAGTATTTGAAAAGCGTGACACCATCGTGAACCCTGCAAAGCTGCCTCGCGGAGTAGCCGTACAAATTTGCGGAAGCTGTCATAACAGAGGATCATCCACTATGGCGAAGGGAGCTGGCTGGCCCGTAGGCTACACCCCCGGCAAAGCCCTCGAAACATATTATACCTCAACCTCATTCGCAGCAGGTGACAAAAAACATATGTACCCTAATGAGTTCTCTAAAGGACATCACCAACAGTACATTGACTGGCTGAAATCTGAACATCGCAGAGAAGGCGTAACCTGCACATCATGTCATTTTGTTCATCAACTAGGAATGCCTTCGACCCGTTTCCAGACCAAGGGTCAGGGATCTTCATCCTGTCTTACCTGTCATAAACCGGCAAACCAAAACATGGCACATTCGATTCATTCATTCGCAAACTGCATCGGCTGTCATATGCCGAGAATTGCCAAGAGTGCTGAATCAAGAGACATTCATAGCCATGTTTTCAAGACATTATTACCATCCGGCACTCTTGAAAATCCGGCAATTCCGAACTCATGTCAGAATTGCCATCGCCACAAGGATGAAAATCTTGCCGAGTTGCAAAAACGTTTCAAGATTCTGTCTTCAGTGCCTAAGCCTCAAGGCAAAGTCGTGGAGCCCATGAACGCCTACAAATAG
- a CDS encoding YajQ family cyclic di-GMP-binding protein — MPSLDVVSEVDLQEVDNAVNNVIKEIDTRYDFRGVSTELSFNKKDKVINLLTGDDMKVKAVRDMLITHFTRRKVDSRVIEYGEVEPTSKGQLKQVIKLKEGIDKDTAKKIVKMIKASKIKVQAAIQDEQVRVTGKKIDDLQAVMSLVRECDLDMPFQFVNMKS, encoded by the coding sequence ATGCCGTCTCTTGATGTTGTCAGTGAAGTTGATTTGCAGGAAGTAGATAATGCCGTAAATAATGTGATTAAAGAAATTGATACTCGATATGATTTTCGCGGGGTTTCAACAGAACTTTCTTTTAATAAAAAAGATAAAGTGATCAATCTGTTAACCGGCGATGATATGAAAGTTAAAGCTGTCAGGGACATGCTGATCACTCATTTCACAAGACGTAAAGTCGATTCCAGAGTAATTGAGTACGGTGAAGTTGAGCCTACCTCGAAAGGGCAGCTCAAACAGGTTATTAAGCTCAAAGAGGGAATTGATAAAGATACTGCTAAAAAGATCGTAAAGATGATTAAAGCCAGTAAGATAAAAGTTCAGGCTGCCATTCAGGATGAACAGGTCCGGGTAACCGGAAAGAAGATAGATGATCTTCAGGCAGTTATGAGTCTTGTCAGAGAATGTGATCTGGATATGCCTTTTCAGTTTGTAAATATGAAAAGCTAG